In Phlebotomus papatasi isolate M1 chromosome 1, Ppap_2.1, whole genome shotgun sequence, the following proteins share a genomic window:
- the LOC129809803 gene encoding transcription factor Ouib-like — protein MEWTVICRICLQDGIMTSIYEDYSESGLKIYEVIMKCCPIEIAEEQDMPEQICEKCLNDLTVAYRFRTNGESSHAILLSLMSKTQNEYSMEEIVKEEPQEDIDDIILVEEEDVLGRSEENVAELELDDLLVEQLPEDAHIFEAAKKAAWGDDADAQHEEIDNLEKGILVQGYKPVRQVSSVKKRMQEEAKEQLQAGDEKHRIEKIYKKVTPDGAKAVIAIRPPPKLKARKTCEICGNTYKYQHALDGHMRRHRNEKPFACQVCGRAFVIAFELRRHMRIHTGDKPYACRWCDRRFSDFGSRIKHERTHTGERPYVCTYCGKAFAYSHVLSSHIMIHTGEKRYQCEVCEKKFTKGHHLKAHMNIHLRAKGEPVPKKPRKVIQQKSPVKFEEATVQQFVVYMKNPEEEQTEVEQSAESEEAQQILIIQEN, from the exons ATGGAATGGACTGTGATTTGTCGGATTTGCCTTCAGGATGGCATAATGACATCCATCTACGAGGATTACAGTGAGAGTGGGCTGAAAATTTACGAAGTTATCATGAAATGTTGTCCTATTGAG ATTGCTGAGGAACAGGATATGCCAGAGCAGATTTGTGAAAAGTGCTTGAATGACTTGACTGTGGCTTATCGTTTCCGGACGAATGGTGAAAGTTCTCATGCAATTTTGCTTTCGCTGATGAGCAAGACCCAGAATGAGTATTCCATGGAGGAGATTGTCAAGGAGGAACCTCAGGAGGATATAGATGACATAATTTTAGTTGAGGAAGAAGATGTTCTGGGGAGATCGGAGGAGAATGTTGCCGAGTTGGAGCTTGATGATTTGCTAGTGGAGCAGCTTCCGGAGGATGCTCACATCTTTGAGGCTGCCAAAAAGGCAGCCTGGGGCGACGATGCTGATGCACAGCATGAAGAAATTGACAATTTAGAGAAGGGAATTCTTGTTCAGGGCTACAAGCCCGTTCGTCAGGTGTCTTCCGTGAAGAAGCGCATGCAGGAAGAAGCTAAGGAACAACTCCAGGCTGGCGATGAGAAGCATCGAATTGAGAAAATCTACAAGAAAGTGACTCCGGATGGGGCAAAGGCGGTCATAGCCATCCGGCCGCCTCCTAAACTGAAAGCCCGGAAGACTTGTGAGATTTGTGGCAATACCTACAAGTATCAGCACGCCCTGGACGGTCACATGCGACGCCATCGAAATGAGAAACCCTTCGCATGCCAAGTCTGTGGCCGTGCCTTTGTCATTGCCTTCGAACTGCGACGCCACATGAGAATCCACACCGGAGACAAACCCTACGCCTGCCGATGGTGCGACCGGCGATTCAGTGATTTCGGATCCCGGATAAAGCACGAAAGAACCCACACCGGAGAACGTCCCTACGTCTGCACGTACTGCGGCAAAGCCTTTGCCTATTCCCACGTCCTTTCCTCCCACATCATGATCCACACCGGCGAAAAACGCTACCAATGCGAAGTCTGCGAGAAGAAATTCACCAAAGGTCACCACCTAAAAGCCCACATGAACATCCATTTGCGCGCCAAAGGCGAACCCGTGCCCAAGAAACCCCGCAAAGTGATCCAGCAGAAGTCTCCGGTAAAGTTCGAAGAAGCAACCGTTCAGCAATTCGTGGTGTACATGAAGAATCCCGAAGAGGAGCAAACTGAAGTGGAACAATCCGCTGAAAGTGAAGAAGCACAGCAAATCCTCATTATCCAAGAAAATTga